One part of the Humulus lupulus chromosome 9, drHumLupu1.1, whole genome shotgun sequence genome encodes these proteins:
- the LOC133799768 gene encoding uncharacterized protein LOC133799768, with amino-acid sequence MKEILSKKQRLEDFETVALTKECSAILQRKLPQKLQDLGSFTIPCTIGKFESKHALCELGASINLMPLSVFWKLGLGEAKPNTITLQLTDRSIKNLRGVIEDVLVKVDKFIFPADFIVLNMEEDTTVPIILRRPFLATGKALIDVQKGELRLRVQGEEVFFNVFKAMSYPRVSDSCFNVDVIEGVVSKKRITNDPLELTLALGDDNEEEDWETHEYVKWINSYGPYYKKKFEEMGQVHERPIPSIEKPSILKLKSLPEHLCYVYLGEKETLPLVISSLLSKGEVGKLLRVLRAHKCAIGWTLAHIRGISPSTVMHRILMEEDSKPSIEAQ; translated from the coding sequence ATGAAAGAGATTTTATCGAAGAAACAGAGGTTGGAAGACTTtgagacagtggcacttactAAAGAGTGCAGTGCAATTCTCCAAAGGAAACTTCCACAAAAGCTTCAAGATCTGGGGAGTTTTACTATCCCTTGTACTATAGGGAAATTTGAATCCAAACATGCACTTTGTGAGCTTGGAGCAAGTATCAATCTCATGCCACTATCTGTATTTTGGAAGCTTGGTCTTGGTGAGGCAAAGCCTAACACTATTACTCTTCAGCTCACGGATCGATCAATCAAGAACCTAAGGGGAGTTATTGAAGATGTGCTAGTCAAGGTAGACAAGTTTATTTTTCCAGCGGATTTCATTGTTCTAAACATGGAGGAGGATACAACGGTTCCCATTATTCTTAggagaccattcttagctaccgGGAAAGCCCTCATTGATGTGCAAAAGGGTGAGTTGAGGTTGAGAGTTCAAGGGGAAGAAGTGTTCTTTAATGTATTTAAGGCCATGTCTTATCCAAGAGTAAGTGATAGCTGCTTTAATGTTGATGTGATTGAGGGGGTGGTGTCGAAAAAGAGGATTACTAATGATCCTCTTGAGTTGACTTTGGCTTTGGGTGATGATAATGAAGAGGAGGATTGGGAGACTCATGAGTATGTGAAATGGATCAATTCTTATGGTCCATATTACAAGAAGAAATTTGAAGAAATGGGGCAAGTGCATGAGCGCCCCATACCATCTATTGAGAAGCCTTCAATCCTTAAGTTGAAGTCTTTACCAGAGCATCTTTGTTATGTATACTTGGGGGAGAAAGAAACGCTGCCTTTAGTTATTTCTTCATTGTTATCAAAAGGTGAAGTAGGGAAACTTTTAAGGGTTTTGAGAGCTCATAAATGTGCAATTGGGTGGACTTTGGCTCATATTCGAGGAATTAGCCCTTCAACGGTAATGCACAGAATTCTTATGGAAGAAGATAGCAAACCCTCCATTGAAGCTCAATGA